The DNA sequence TTGTGCAGTGCGGTTGCAGTTGGCGCTACGCCGCAATATGGCCCGGAGTTGCAAGGTTTCAGCTTTCCCTATCCTGTTGAAAAATATAGTTTCAAGTCGCAAAGTGAAGCGTTGTCGATGGGGTATATTGATGTAAAACCGCAGGGGAAAGCCAATGGCCGCACCGTGGTGATGATGCACGGTAAAAATTTCTGCGGCGTCACCTGGCAGGATTCGATCGAGGTTTTAAGTCATCAGGGATATCGGGTTATTGCGCCGGACCAAATCGGCTTTTGCACGTCAACCAAGCCCACGCACTATCAGTATAGTTTCCAGCAGTTGGCGTTGAATACGCACCAGCTGTTGAACAGCCTGCATCTTGATAAGATTACGCTGGTGGGCCACTCGACGGGCGGTATGCTGGCAACGCGTTATGCGCTGATGTATCCGCAGCAGGTGGAACAACTGGTGTTAGTGAACCCGATAGGTCTCGAAGACTGGAAAGCAAAAGGTGTTCCATGGCGCAGCGTGGATGACTGGTATCAGCGGGAGCTAAAAACCTCCGCAGAGAGCATCAAAAAGTATGAGCAAAAAACTTACTATGCCGGACAGTGGAAGCCAGAATACGATCGCTGGGTAAATATGCTGGCCGGGCTGAACAACGGCCCGGGCAAAAAGGTGGTGGCGTGGAACTCGGCGCTGCTTTACGACATGATTTTTACCCAGCCGGTCTGGTACGAGTTTAAAGATCTGACCATGCCGACAACGCTGATGATCGGCTCGGCGGATACCACGGCTATCGGTAGCGATATTGCTCCGCCCGAGGTTAAAGCCCAAATTGGTCATTACAACGCGTTAGGTAAACAGGTCGCCAAAATGATCCCTCACTCAACGCTCATTGAGTTCGCAGGGATGGGCCATGCCCCACAAATGGAAGATCCGGTAAGGTTCAACCAGGCGCTGGTTGATGCGCTAAGTCAGCACTGAAACTACTGGCACTGTGCCGTGCAGGCCTGGAGACAGGCCTGCGTCTTCGCACTACAGCCACTGTTATCGTTGCGGTCACACTGGCTTTTTTGCACATAGCAGTTTTGCTGACACTGACTGCTATTGCACTGTGCAACAACAGGCGTGACCAAACCCAGCGCCGGTTTCGCGGTGGGCTCCCACGACTGGGCAAATAATGCGCCGGGAAAGCTCAGTAAGGACAGGAAGAACAAGACAAGAAGTTTCATTTTTTTCTCACTTTCCTGAGAACAAGAGTTTCTGTGAGACACAGGTTATTAATGAAGTATAGCAACAGTTATTGCGGGCCTTTTGCCTGTAATATTCGCTCCGCGTCATCCCTGGTTAATGAATAATTAAAAAAGCGCTGATAAAAATCCTGCGTGGTTTGCACCATGTTCAGCGTTGGAAAAAGTTCAGGATGCAGTTTTTTTGCCGCCCACTGAATTTGCAGCGCAGCCTCTGTGCCATAACGATCCCAGGGAAACACCCCGGCTGGGTTCTGCCATACCTGATGGGTTTTAACGGCTTTCAGGCTGCTGAACAGCGTAGCGTAGTCGGAGCTGGCAAGCGTTCCGGCACCGGCGCCAATAATGATAATATCCGGCTGCCAGTACAACACGTTTTCTGGCGACGTTTCCTTCATATTTCCGTCAACTTCTGCGGCAGCATTCCGGCCACCTGCCAGCTTAATCCAGGTATCGATCAACGTATTGCG is a window from the Pantoea sp. CCBC3-3-1 genome containing:
- a CDS encoding alpha/beta fold hydrolase, translating into MRINRVLKTFRLLLSTGALALCSAVAVGATPQYGPELQGFSFPYPVEKYSFKSQSEALSMGYIDVKPQGKANGRTVVMMHGKNFCGVTWQDSIEVLSHQGYRVIAPDQIGFCTSTKPTHYQYSFQQLALNTHQLLNSLHLDKITLVGHSTGGMLATRYALMYPQQVEQLVLVNPIGLEDWKAKGVPWRSVDDWYQRELKTSAESIKKYEQKTYYAGQWKPEYDRWVNMLAGLNNGPGKKVVAWNSALLYDMIFTQPVWYEFKDLTMPTTLMIGSADTTAIGSDIAPPEVKAQIGHYNALGKQVAKMIPHSTLIEFAGMGHAPQMEDPVRFNQALVDALSQH